The following are from one region of the Gryllotalpicola protaetiae genome:
- a CDS encoding TetR/AcrR family transcriptional regulator, whose translation MIPTAIAPRPPAPAKLKILDVADQLFYNEGIHTVGVDRIITEAHVTKATFYKHYRSKDLLIVAYVEGRHLRAKQLIDEARSDLRDAADVLRALATLIGQIATRPGFHGCPFINAAAQFGDPSHPVRQAVSRHRGWERSLVAELVDELGHAAPEDAVDDLILFRDGALSGSNVGDPERAYRALARAIERIIAERSAGAAEQLLTA comes from the coding sequence ATGATTCCGACCGCCATTGCGCCTCGGCCGCCCGCACCTGCGAAGCTGAAGATCCTCGACGTCGCCGACCAGCTGTTCTACAACGAGGGCATTCACACCGTCGGCGTCGATCGGATCATCACCGAGGCGCACGTCACCAAGGCCACCTTCTACAAGCACTACCGTTCGAAGGACCTGCTGATCGTCGCCTACGTCGAAGGCAGGCACCTGCGGGCGAAGCAGCTCATCGACGAAGCGCGCAGCGACCTCAGGGACGCGGCCGACGTGCTGCGCGCGCTCGCCACGCTGATCGGCCAGATCGCGACGCGGCCCGGCTTCCACGGCTGCCCGTTCATCAACGCAGCCGCCCAGTTCGGCGACCCGAGTCACCCCGTGCGCCAGGCGGTCAGCCGGCACCGCGGCTGGGAGCGGTCCCTCGTCGCCGAGCTCGTCGACGAGCTGGGCCACGCGGCTCCCGAGGACGCGGTCGACGACCTGATCCTGTTCCGCGACGGCGCGCTCTCCGGCAGCAACGTCGGCGACCCGGAGCGCGCCTATCGCGCGCTGGCGCGCGCGATCGAGCGGATCATCGCCGAGCGCTCGGCCGGCGCAGCCGAGCAGCTGCTCACCGCATAG
- a CDS encoding M16 family metallopeptidase, protein MNGAVSLPLDAVELAFAASGDALVRRTVLPNGARVLSERVPGARSATVGFWVTVGSRDETGGDEGHSASFGSTHFLEHLLFKGTPSRTALEIAVSFDAVGGEHNAATSKEYTCYYAKVQDKDLSMAVEVIGDMISSSVIDPDEFDNERQVILEELAMADDDPADAASEQLYKAVLGRHPLGRPIGGDPATIRAATRDGVWQHYRATHRPEHLVVAAAGAVDHDRLVADVTAALARGEFPDDAQPAARRPVAPAELGYRSSVVTIQRPVEQVNLFLGVPGLVATDERRSALAVLNAVLGGGMSSRLFQEIREKRGLAYSVYSFAAGFSDAGLFGVYAGCAPHKAPQVVELARDELARLAEFGITGEELRRAVGQLSGATALALEDSDTRMTRLGRAEVGMGEFSDLDESLRRLALVTSAQVRELAAEFAAVQPALAAVGDLDASAFAGLGLG, encoded by the coding sequence ATGAACGGCGCAGTGTCCCTCCCGCTCGACGCGGTCGAGTTGGCGTTCGCGGCCTCTGGCGACGCGCTGGTGCGGCGCACAGTGCTGCCGAACGGCGCCCGCGTCCTGAGCGAGCGGGTCCCGGGGGCGCGCAGCGCCACTGTCGGATTCTGGGTGACGGTCGGTTCACGCGACGAGACGGGCGGCGACGAGGGCCACAGCGCGAGCTTCGGCTCGACCCACTTCCTCGAGCACCTGCTGTTCAAGGGCACGCCGTCGCGCACCGCCCTCGAGATCGCCGTCTCGTTCGACGCGGTCGGCGGCGAGCACAACGCGGCGACGAGCAAGGAGTACACCTGCTACTACGCCAAGGTGCAGGACAAGGATCTGTCGATGGCCGTCGAGGTGATCGGCGACATGATCAGCTCGAGCGTGATCGACCCTGACGAGTTCGACAACGAGCGCCAAGTGATCCTCGAAGAGCTCGCGATGGCCGACGACGACCCAGCGGATGCCGCGAGCGAGCAGCTCTACAAGGCGGTGCTGGGCAGGCATCCGCTCGGCCGCCCCATCGGCGGGGACCCCGCGACCATCCGCGCTGCGACCCGCGACGGAGTGTGGCAGCACTATCGCGCAACGCACCGGCCAGAGCACCTCGTCGTCGCGGCGGCCGGGGCCGTCGACCATGACCGCCTCGTCGCCGATGTGACGGCGGCCCTCGCCCGCGGCGAATTCCCCGACGACGCGCAGCCGGCCGCCCGCCGTCCGGTTGCACCGGCGGAGCTGGGGTACCGCTCATCCGTGGTCACCATCCAGCGCCCGGTGGAGCAGGTGAACCTGTTCCTCGGCGTGCCCGGGCTCGTGGCCACCGATGAGCGGCGCTCGGCGCTCGCGGTGCTCAATGCCGTGCTGGGCGGGGGAATGTCGAGCCGGCTGTTCCAGGAGATCCGCGAGAAGCGCGGGCTCGCCTACTCGGTGTATTCGTTCGCAGCGGGCTTCTCGGATGCCGGACTGTTCGGCGTCTACGCGGGCTGCGCGCCGCACAAGGCGCCGCAGGTGGTCGAGCTGGCGCGCGACGAACTGGCCCGCCTCGCCGAGTTCGGCATCACGGGGGAGGAGCTGCGGCGCGCGGTAGGCCAGCTCTCCGGCGCGACCGCGCTCGCCCTCGAGGACTCAGACACTCGCATGACGCGGCTCGGCCGCGCCGAGGTCGGCATGGGTGAGTTCAGCGATCTCGACGAGAGCCTGCGCAGGCTCGCCCTCGTCACCTCCGCTCAGGTGCGCGAGCTCGCCGCAGAGTTCGCGGCAGTGCAGCCGGCGCTCGCCGCGGTCGGCGACCTCGACGCGAGCGCCTTCGCCGGACTGGGCCTCGGATGA
- a CDS encoding histidine phosphatase family protein produces the protein MTHYLYLVRHGEQQDAEHGMEDGPLSPRGIRQVRMLADRLGGVPFTGTYHSPLMRGEQTARVLAERLPAIDPEPSNLLFDCIPSGPEPGTPKSFEPFFHGISEARIEAGHAQMDDAVAEFLSPSRAERHDLLITHNFVIAWFVREVMDAPTWRWLGLNAANASLTVIRHRPAKKPELLVFNDLGHLPAELRTGLPDVLPF, from the coding sequence ATGACGCACTATCTGTACCTCGTGCGCCATGGCGAGCAGCAGGACGCCGAGCACGGCATGGAGGACGGGCCGCTCTCGCCGCGCGGCATCCGGCAGGTGCGCATGCTCGCCGACCGTCTCGGCGGCGTGCCGTTCACCGGCACGTACCACTCACCGCTGATGCGCGGCGAGCAGACCGCCCGCGTGCTCGCCGAGCGCCTGCCCGCGATCGACCCGGAGCCGTCGAACCTGCTGTTCGACTGCATCCCCTCAGGGCCCGAGCCCGGCACGCCGAAGTCGTTCGAGCCGTTCTTCCACGGCATCAGCGAGGCGCGCATCGAGGCGGGCCACGCGCAGATGGACGATGCGGTCGCCGAGTTCCTCTCGCCGTCGCGCGCCGAGCGCCACGACCTGCTGATCACGCACAACTTCGTGATCGCATGGTTCGTGCGCGAGGTGATGGACGCCCCGACGTGGCGGTGGCTCGGCCTCAACGCCGCGAACGCGTCGCTCACCGTCATCCGCCACCGCCCGGCCAAGAAGCCGGAGCTGCTGGTCTTCAACGATCTCGGGCACCTGCCGGCCGAGCTGCGCACGGGTCTGCCCGACGTGCTGCCGTTCTAG
- a CDS encoding GNAT family N-acetyltransferase has translation MPFEPVPVTDARADELLTEYFAYRSATFPVADGYVVKPPDAAVFTPPAGEFVLALNESGTAIGCGGIRRLPDDVLGGEPRTVWEVKHLWVRDAGRGRGTGRALLAELERRAAAFGATTVVLDTNASLVAANALYASNGYVAIPPYNDNGNATTWFRKDV, from the coding sequence ATGCCGTTCGAACCCGTGCCCGTCACCGATGCCCGCGCCGATGAGCTGCTCACGGAGTACTTCGCCTACCGCTCCGCCACCTTCCCCGTCGCCGACGGCTATGTGGTCAAGCCACCGGACGCCGCCGTGTTCACCCCGCCGGCGGGCGAGTTCGTGCTCGCTCTCAACGAGTCGGGGACGGCGATCGGATGCGGCGGCATCAGGCGCCTGCCCGACGACGTGCTCGGCGGCGAGCCGCGCACGGTGTGGGAGGTCAAGCACCTGTGGGTGCGGGATGCCGGCCGCGGACGCGGCACCGGGCGGGCGCTGCTCGCCGAGCTCGAGCGCCGGGCAGCGGCATTCGGTGCGACGACGGTCGTGCTCGACACGAACGCGAGCCTCGTGGCCGCGAACGCGCTGTACGCCTCGAACGGCTACGTGGCGATCCCGCCGTACAACGACAACGGGAACGCGACGACCTGGTTCCGCAAGGACGTCTAG
- the dapB gene encoding 4-hydroxy-tetrahydrodipicolinate reductase: MTIRVAVVGATGKLGSAATALLDQADGFEVVARLGSRSEHAEMLGAADAPSDVVLDVTLPQVSHAIVDYAVTHGRNVVVGTSGWSADRLATLKPLLAAHPERGVVVIPNFSLGSALGTAFAAAASRFFDAIEIVETHGAGKVDSPSGTAVRTAELIQEARGELGPVSAPHIDQRARGQQVGSVPIHSLRLPGVSARQEVTFGAEGETLVIRHDVISSSAYSAGILLALRAATERTGLTVGLDALIDLGAPAER, from the coding sequence ATGACGATCCGCGTGGCCGTGGTCGGAGCGACCGGCAAGCTCGGCTCGGCGGCGACGGCGCTTCTCGACCAGGCGGACGGTTTCGAGGTGGTGGCGCGGCTCGGGTCGCGCAGCGAGCACGCCGAGATGCTGGGGGCGGCGGATGCCCCGAGTGACGTCGTCCTCGACGTGACGCTGCCCCAGGTGAGCCACGCCATCGTCGACTACGCGGTGACCCACGGGCGCAACGTCGTCGTGGGCACCTCCGGCTGGTCGGCCGATCGGCTCGCGACGTTGAAGCCCCTGCTCGCCGCGCATCCGGAGCGCGGCGTCGTCGTCATCCCCAACTTCTCCCTCGGAAGCGCCCTCGGCACCGCGTTCGCTGCGGCGGCCAGCCGGTTCTTCGACGCGATCGAGATCGTCGAGACGCACGGCGCCGGCAAGGTGGACTCGCCGTCGGGCACGGCGGTGCGCACCGCAGAGCTGATCCAGGAGGCGCGGGGCGAGCTCGGGCCGGTGTCCGCACCGCACATCGACCAGCGGGCGCGTGGTCAGCAGGTGGGCTCCGTGCCGATCCACAGCCTGCGACTGCCCGGCGTCTCCGCCCGCCAGGAGGTCACGTTCGGCGCGGAAGGCGAGACCCTCGTCATCAGGCACGACGTCATCAGCTCGAGCGCGTACTCGGCGGGCATCCTGCTCGCACTGCGCGCAGCCACCGAGCGCACCGGGCTCACCGTCGGCCTCGACGCCCTCATCGACCTCGGGGCGCCGGCCGAACGATGA
- a CDS encoding tetratricopeptide repeat protein, which translates to MKGRIAALIMALLLLIYIVIAGQRAVLLFEAGTALGVIAGCALIVFPLIAIWALWRELRFGFQTERLVKQLAAEGGLPVETAVTASGRPVREVADEEFPKYKAEVEAEPGSWRAWFRLGLAYDASGDRRRARWALREAIKLSKSPHA; encoded by the coding sequence ATGAAGGGCCGCATCGCCGCGCTCATCATGGCGCTGCTGCTGCTGATCTACATCGTGATCGCCGGGCAGCGCGCGGTGCTGCTGTTCGAGGCGGGCACGGCGCTCGGTGTCATCGCGGGCTGTGCGCTCATCGTGTTCCCGCTGATCGCGATCTGGGCGCTGTGGCGGGAGCTGCGGTTCGGATTCCAGACCGAGAGGCTCGTCAAGCAGCTGGCGGCCGAGGGCGGCCTGCCCGTCGAGACGGCAGTGACGGCGTCCGGCCGTCCGGTGCGCGAGGTCGCCGATGAGGAGTTCCCGAAGTACAAGGCAGAGGTCGAAGCAGAGCCGGGAAGCTGGCGCGCGTGGTTCCGGCTCGGTCTCGCCTACGACGCCTCAGGTGATCGCCGTCGCGCCCGCTGGGCGCTGCGCGAGGCGATCAAGCTCTCCAAGTCGCCGCACGCCTAG
- a CDS encoding adenine phosphoribosyltransferase produces the protein MTVTPEAALVDSLIASIPDFPEHGVTFRDLTPVFADGAALKALSTALTAPFEGRFEYLGGLEARGFLIAGAASIVTGAGVLSVRKAGKLPRAVLSQEYSLEYGVAALEVHVDQLPVGSRVLIVDDVLATGGTALAAANLMERAGWHVTGFAVALELDGLGGRAKLEDRGIETFSLLQY, from the coding sequence GTGACCGTCACCCCCGAAGCAGCCCTCGTCGACAGCCTGATCGCGTCGATCCCCGATTTCCCCGAGCACGGCGTGACGTTCCGCGACCTCACTCCCGTGTTCGCCGACGGCGCGGCGCTCAAAGCACTGTCGACCGCGCTCACGGCGCCGTTCGAGGGCCGCTTCGAGTACCTCGGCGGTCTGGAGGCTCGTGGATTCCTGATCGCCGGCGCCGCCTCGATCGTGACGGGTGCCGGTGTCCTGAGCGTGCGCAAGGCGGGCAAGCTGCCGCGCGCGGTGCTCAGCCAGGAGTACTCCCTCGAGTACGGCGTCGCCGCCCTCGAGGTGCACGTCGATCAGCTGCCCGTCGGCAGCCGCGTGCTGATCGTCGACGACGTGCTCGCCACAGGCGGAACGGCCCTCGCAGCAGCCAACCTCATGGAGCGCGCCGGCTGGCACGTGACGGGTTTCGCCGTGGCCCTCGAGCTCGACGGCCTCGGGGGCCGCGCCAAGCTCGAGGACCGCGGCATCGAGACCTTCTCGCTGCTGCAGTACTAG
- a CDS encoding OsmC family peroxiredoxin, which produces MALTSNASAVWNGDLPSGSGNITLDSSKLATFSYNWKARSEGESGVSTPEELLAAAHAGCFAMAFANELASAGHTATRVSASAAVTFDISKGGITGSHLVVDAEVPGIAEDEFQQIAAAAKAGCPVSKALTGIEITLEAKLA; this is translated from the coding sequence ATGGCTCTCACGAGCAACGCATCGGCCGTCTGGAACGGAGATCTGCCGAGCGGCAGCGGGAACATCACGCTCGACTCGTCGAAGCTCGCGACCTTCTCGTACAACTGGAAGGCGCGCTCGGAGGGTGAGAGCGGCGTCTCGACGCCGGAGGAGCTGCTGGCCGCCGCGCACGCGGGATGCTTCGCCATGGCGTTCGCGAACGAGCTCGCCTCGGCCGGCCACACCGCCACGCGCGTCTCCGCCTCAGCAGCCGTCACCTTCGACATCTCGAAGGGCGGCATCACCGGAAGCCATCTCGTCGTCGACGCCGAGGTCCCCGGGATCGCCGAGGACGAGTTCCAGCAGATCGCCGCAGCCGCGAAGGCCGGCTGCCCGGTCTCGAAGGCGCTGACCGGCATCGAGATCACCCTCGAGGCCAAACTGGCCTAG
- a CDS encoding DUF4395 domain-containing protein: MSQPDLRPLPGTQGIDPRGPRFSAGITAVLLAVDLVLGLVGLQLAAWILLVVIAVLFLWGAVAGVQKHPYGALYRAALRPRLAPPAELEDPAPPTFAQLVGLIITGLGVILGIWFPVIVVIAAALAFVAAFLNSVFGYCLGCQIYLLLVRAGLIRRGTGTAA, encoded by the coding sequence ATGTCGCAGCCTGACCTTCGCCCCCTGCCCGGAACCCAGGGCATCGACCCGCGCGGCCCGCGCTTCTCCGCCGGGATCACCGCCGTGCTGCTCGCGGTCGACCTCGTGCTCGGCCTCGTCGGCCTGCAGCTCGCCGCGTGGATCCTGCTCGTCGTGATCGCCGTGCTGTTCCTGTGGGGCGCGGTCGCCGGCGTCCAGAAGCATCCGTACGGCGCCCTCTATCGCGCCGCGCTGCGCCCGCGGCTCGCGCCGCCCGCCGAGCTCGAGGACCCGGCCCCGCCGACCTTCGCGCAGCTCGTCGGCCTGATCATCACGGGCCTCGGCGTGATCCTGGGAATCTGGTTCCCCGTGATCGTTGTCATCGCCGCCGCGCTCGCCTTCGTCGCCGCGTTCCTCAACTCGGTGTTCGGCTACTGCCTCGGCTGCCAGATCTACCTGTTGCTCGTGCGAGCCGGGCTGATCCGTCGCGGAACCGGCACTGCCGCGTAA
- a CDS encoding TlpA family protein disulfide reductase produces MSPLAAVLSVLGLIAAATVVGLVWKQRTGRVAPASGGAQIVSPADVGAAAPFGEKATLLQFSTEFCAYCPATRRVLGGLADANDGVAHVDVDLTHSPELAQRFRVLQTPTTLLLDGDGAVRARIGGAPKRAELEASLARILNGDAHVAA; encoded by the coding sequence ATGTCACCTCTCGCAGCAGTCCTCTCGGTCCTCGGCCTGATCGCCGCCGCGACCGTCGTCGGACTCGTCTGGAAGCAGCGCACGGGCCGCGTCGCTCCGGCGTCGGGCGGCGCCCAGATCGTGAGCCCGGCGGATGTCGGAGCGGCTGCGCCCTTCGGCGAGAAGGCCACCCTGCTGCAGTTCTCGACCGAGTTCTGCGCATACTGCCCGGCGACCAGGCGCGTGCTCGGCGGCCTCGCCGACGCCAACGACGGGGTCGCGCACGTCGACGTCGACCTCACCCACTCGCCAGAGCTCGCGCAGCGCTTCCGCGTGCTGCAGACGCCGACGACGCTGCTGCTCGACGGCGACGGCGCCGTGCGGGCGCGGATCGGCGGCGCTCCGAAGCGAGCCGAGCTGGAAGCATCCCTCGCCCGAATCCTCAACGGAGACGCACATGTCGCAGCCTGA
- the dapA gene encoding 4-hydroxy-tetrahydrodipicolinate synthase — MSTENPFGQVLTALVTPMTADGEVDWAGFEKHVDSVVTNGSDGLIISGTTGETSTLTDAEKLRAIEVAKDVAAGRARIIQAGGSNETAHAIQLYKKSEKLGIDGIMIVTPYYNKPTQAGILTHFRLIADATDLPVILYDIPGRTGVALSYETLLRASKHPNIRGVKDAKGNFAEVSRVLNNTDLLYFSGDDANVLPHLAIGAAGLVGTTSNIAARPYRIIVDAVNRGDLATATEQHKKLEPLVRATMTHVPGTVAVKYILHGLGRIESPRVRLPLVGPEDFEAALIEEELDLVHDVEGVDFSNFRPDRNAAAGGALPKVAGATR; from the coding sequence ATGTCGACTGAGAATCCGTTCGGCCAGGTGCTCACCGCCCTGGTCACGCCCATGACCGCTGACGGCGAGGTCGATTGGGCCGGATTCGAGAAGCACGTCGACAGCGTGGTGACCAACGGCTCAGACGGGCTGATCATCTCGGGCACCACGGGCGAGACGTCCACCCTGACGGACGCGGAGAAGCTGCGCGCCATCGAGGTCGCGAAGGACGTCGCGGCCGGGCGCGCGAGGATCATCCAGGCCGGCGGGTCGAACGAGACCGCGCACGCGATCCAGCTCTACAAGAAGAGCGAGAAGCTCGGCATCGACGGCATCATGATCGTCACGCCGTACTACAACAAGCCGACGCAGGCGGGCATCCTGACGCACTTCCGGCTCATCGCCGACGCGACCGACCTGCCGGTCATCCTGTACGACATCCCCGGCCGCACGGGCGTCGCGCTCAGCTACGAGACCCTGCTGCGCGCGTCGAAGCACCCGAACATCCGCGGAGTCAAGGATGCAAAGGGCAACTTCGCCGAGGTGAGCCGGGTGCTGAACAACACCGACCTGCTGTACTTCTCGGGCGACGACGCGAACGTGCTGCCGCACCTCGCGATCGGCGCGGCCGGCCTGGTCGGCACGACGTCGAACATCGCGGCCCGGCCGTACCGCATCATCGTCGACGCGGTGAACCGCGGCGACCTCGCCACCGCGACCGAGCAGCACAAGAAGCTCGAGCCGCTCGTGCGCGCCACCATGACCCACGTGCCCGGAACCGTCGCCGTGAAGTACATCCTGCACGGCCTCGGCCGCATCGAGTCGCCGCGCGTGCGCCTGCCGCTCGTCGGCCCCGAGGACTTCGAGGCCGCCCTCATCGAGGAAGAGCTCGACCTCGTCCACGATGTCGAGGGCGTCGATTTCAGCAACTTCCGCCCCGACCGCAATGCGGCCGCGGGCGGCGCCCTGCCGAAGGTCGCCGGCGCAACGCGCTGA
- a CDS encoding ribonuclease J — MAEAVFDPPALEPRTLRIFPTGGLGEVGRNMTVYEIDGKILIVDCGVLFPEPDQLGVDLILPDFGPIRNRLDDVIGIVLTHGHEDHIGAVPYLLKLRGDIPLIGSGLTLALVEAKLKEHRIKPYTLQVKEGDVETLGPFTLEFIAVNHSIPDALAVAVTTWAGVVLHTGDFKMDQLPLDGRLTDLRAFSRLGENGVDLFLPDSTNADVPGFTPIEREIGPVLANVIANAPRRVVVASFSSHVHRVQQVMDAAAKNGRRVALLGRSMVRNMGIAAELGYLKVPDGVLIDYRKAADLSDNKIVYMSTGSQGEPMAVLARMANLDHQIELGPGDTVILASSLIPGNENSVYRVIDGLTKLGATVVHKGNAKVHVSGHASAGELLYCYNILKPTFVMPVHGEYRHLDASAKLARQTGIPDENTILASNGTVVDLHEGVARVVGQLDIGYVYVDGSSVGEITDADLKDRRILGEEGFISVIVVVEAASGRIVAGPEIHARGFAEDDAVFDAVKPKIAAALREAAGNGVRDNHALTQLVRRTVGRWVNTSYRRRPMIVPLVIEA, encoded by the coding sequence ATGGCAGAAGCCGTCTTCGACCCGCCCGCACTCGAGCCGCGAACGCTGCGCATCTTCCCCACCGGTGGGCTCGGCGAGGTCGGCCGCAACATGACGGTGTACGAGATCGACGGCAAGATCCTCATCGTCGACTGCGGCGTGCTGTTCCCCGAGCCCGACCAGCTGGGCGTCGACCTGATCCTGCCGGACTTCGGGCCCATCAGGAATCGCCTGGACGACGTCATCGGCATCGTGCTCACCCATGGCCACGAAGACCACATCGGTGCCGTCCCATATCTGCTGAAGCTGCGCGGTGATATCCCGCTGATCGGCTCGGGGCTCACCCTCGCGCTTGTCGAGGCGAAGCTCAAAGAGCACCGCATCAAGCCGTACACGCTGCAGGTCAAAGAGGGCGACGTCGAGACCCTCGGGCCGTTCACGCTCGAATTCATCGCGGTCAACCACTCCATTCCGGATGCTCTGGCCGTCGCGGTCACCACCTGGGCCGGCGTCGTGCTGCACACCGGCGACTTCAAGATGGACCAGTTGCCGCTCGACGGTCGCCTCACCGACCTGCGCGCCTTCTCGCGCCTCGGCGAGAACGGGGTCGACCTGTTCCTGCCGGACTCGACCAACGCCGACGTGCCCGGCTTCACGCCCATCGAGCGCGAGATCGGCCCGGTGCTCGCCAACGTCATCGCGAACGCGCCCCGGCGCGTCGTCGTCGCGAGCTTCTCGAGCCACGTGCACCGCGTGCAGCAGGTGATGGACGCCGCCGCGAAGAACGGCCGCCGCGTCGCGCTGCTCGGCCGCTCGATGGTGCGCAACATGGGCATCGCCGCCGAGCTCGGCTACCTCAAGGTGCCCGACGGCGTGCTGATCGACTACCGGAAGGCCGCCGACCTTTCCGACAACAAGATCGTCTACATGTCGACCGGCTCGCAGGGCGAGCCGATGGCGGTGCTCGCCCGCATGGCGAACCTCGACCACCAGATCGAGCTTGGGCCCGGCGACACCGTGATCCTCGCCTCGAGCCTGATCCCCGGCAACGAGAACTCGGTCTACCGCGTGATCGACGGGCTCACGAAGCTCGGTGCGACCGTCGTGCACAAGGGCAACGCGAAGGTGCACGTCTCCGGCCACGCGTCAGCAGGCGAGCTCTTGTACTGCTACAACATCCTGAAGCCCACGTTCGTCATGCCCGTGCACGGCGAGTACCGGCATCTGGATGCCAGCGCGAAGCTCGCCCGTCAGACCGGCATCCCCGACGAGAACACGATCCTCGCCTCCAACGGCACCGTCGTCGACCTGCACGAGGGCGTCGCGCGGGTCGTCGGCCAGCTCGACATCGGCTACGTCTACGTCGACGGGTCGAGCGTCGGTGAGATCACGGACGCCGATCTGAAAGACCGGCGGATCCTCGGCGAAGAGGGCTTCATCTCGGTCATTGTCGTCGTCGAGGCCGCCTCAGGCCGCATCGTCGCCGGCCCCGAGATCCACGCCCGCGGCTTCGCGGAGGACGACGCGGTGTTCGACGCCGTCAAGCCGAAGATCGCGGCCGCGCTGCGCGAGGCGGCTGGGAACGGGGTGCGCGACAACCACGCGCTCACGCAGCTCGTGCGCCGCACGGTCGGCCGCTGGGTGAACACGAGCTACCGCCGCCGCCCGATGATCGTGCCCCTGGTCATCGAGGCCTAG